CCACTGCGCGCCCAGGCCCCTTACACCCCCCTGCCACGCAATGCCTGCACATGCACTGTGCCCCAGACCCCCTGCTGTCACCCCACAGTGTGCCCCATATCCACCCTGCACTGCACCCCACGCCTGCCCCACTGGCTGCCCCATATCCACCCTGGGGGGTAGCCCACGCACATCATGCCCCAGGGCGTGCCCCACACCCACCCTTGGTGTGCCCCCACCCTCTCTGCATGCCCACCGTGCTGCCCCACTGTGTGCCCCGTGCCTGCCCTGCCGTGCGCCTCCCCTCTCCCCCGGGCCCGGCTCACCGCGCCGCCTGCAGCCGCCTCACACCGTGCTCTGCAGCTCAAGGTTTATTGGGGGGCAGCGTGGGGGGCActggggatggggtggggggggctcAGGAGCAGCTTTCCGAAATCCAGCTTTGGCAGGGCGCCATCGGGGCTGGCCGGGGGCTCAGGGACAGGCCGGGGGGGGCTCAGGCCTCCGGCGGCTTCTGCGCGTGGGCGAAGAAGACGCCGGCCACGTCGTCCACGCCGGTCTTGAGGGCGGGCGGCATGAGGTAGGAGCGGAAATCGCGGAGGGCGAAGCCGGCCCCGGCCAGGGCGCCGCGGACGTCGTCCTCGGCCAGCGGCACCACGGGCaggcgcgcggcgcccgccaGGTAGAAGGACTCGCCGAGGGCGCCCAGCAGCAGCGCGTGGCCGCCCGGGCGCAGCAGCGAGCCCACGTGGGCCAGCGCCCGGGCGAAGCTGGCCCGATCGGGGCTCACGGCCTCCAGGCAGAAGGCGGAGAGCAGCGCGTCGGCcggcgggcgcagcggggcgcCCAGCGGGTCCGGCTGGTGCACGTCGATGGGCAGGATCCGGCGGAGCCgcccccgcagccgccgctccTTGTCCTGCCAGTGCTCCCTGCGGGGACGCGGGCGTCAGCCCTGGGGCTCGGCCTGCGCCCGCGGGGAGGCGATCCCGTGGGGACCGGCCTGGCACCCGTGGGGCTGTGGTCCTGCAGCAGGGTGAGGCAGTGGTCCCATGGGGGTCAGCCTGGCACCCACAGGATGTGGGGCTGGGATTGCACAGGGATGTGGGGCTGCAATCCTGCAGGGGACAGCCCGGCATCTGGgaggctgtggggctgcagtcgtgcagggatgtggggctgggATCCCATGGGGTTCAGCCCAGCACCCATGGGATTTGGGCTGCAGTCCCagggggatgtggggctgggATCCCATGGGGTTCAGCCCAGCTCCCATGGGATTTGGGCTGCAGTCCCagggggatgtggggctgggATCCCATGGGGTTCAGCCCAGCACCCATGGGATTTGGGCTGCAGTCCCagggggatgtggggctgggATCCCATGGGGTTCAGCCCAGCACCCATGGGATTTGGGCTGCAGTCCCAGGGGGATGTGGGCTGGGTCCCTGCAGGGATCAGCCCAGCACCTACGAGGATGTGGgaccgggaccccccccccccccccccgggatgCAGGGTTATGCTCTGCAGGGATGTGGGGTCAGGAGCCCCCCGGGATGTGTGGGcaggggctgggctgggggtcCCGTGCCCGCGCCGTGCCTACCCTCGGCCCTCGATCTTGCAGACGTGCCGGATGAAGGGGCTCCAGTCGAAGGTGCCGGGCTCGCCCCGCGCCCAGCGCCGCAGCTCCTCCCGGTTCACCGCCAGGTAGTCGGTGGCCACGATCTCCTCGAAGTGGTCGCAGGCGCTGAGCAGCTGGTAGATGGTGGGGCCCGAGCCCACGTCGATGAGCGTCCGCCCGCGGATCtcacctggggggggggcaggacgCCGGGGTCCCTCACCCAGCCGGGCaccctggggaggggggggggtccggACGCCAGGGTCCcattgcggggggggggggggggagggaagaggggagcCAGACACCcaggtggggagcagcagggtgggcagggGGGAGCCGGGTGCCCGGGGTCTCGCCCAGCCCGTCGGCGCCTCCCTCACCGCCGGCGAAGGTCTCGGCCAGGCACCGCAGCTTCCAGGGCACCACGCTCGCCTCCGAGGAGAAGTCGGCGCGCGGCGGCACGTAGTTGTTCTGCAGGTAGGCGCGGGGGTCGAAGCCCTCGTAGCCCGCGCGCACCGCGGCCAGGCTGCTCATGGCGAGGGGCTGCGGGTCCCGCCGCAGCCACCGCCGCTGCCTTAtagccgcggccggggccggggggggggccggcggggaggcacggccgagcccggcgccgccgcgatCGCGGCCGTCCATCCCGGCTAACCTGGTTAGCGtcagccccggggccgggggcgcgggcTGGGCTCCGGCGGCGCCGGATCCGGCCCCACGCGGCCGCTCTGTGCTGAGCAGCGCTGGCGGCTCCCGGCTGAGCCGTGGGTCTGGCCCCAtagatttgggggggggggaatgacaCCCCCCATCACTGCTCCCTTGTGCAGATGTCACCAATGAGCTGAGCGTGTTGGGCCTCAGCCCGCGGCAGGGCCTGGCACCACCTGCTgggagcaggatgggacccactCGGGCTGGGCACGGGGAAGGGGCTAAGGGCCCCCAAAGCCACGTCCGACACCAGTGGGGACACGGTGGGTCAGATTTAGCCCCTGACACTGGGATGAAGGTGCCGAGGCCTCATGGGCAGCAtgtggggatggggatggggagtGGGACAAGGCCGGGGACAGGGAGGGGACAGGGGCTGGCGGGGACCCAGGGACAGCGGGATCCGGCCAGGAGGGAACAGCTAATCTGGGTGCTGGCACTGGGGCCACCCCGGGCACAGGGACAGGTCAGGCtggcaaggggggggggggcattaTATAAGCAAATTCCGCCCCCCTCGGGCAAATACCCCCCCCTTTCCAAATCCCCCCCGGGGCTCCTGGGtccctccagctgcaggcaacaggctgtgcctcagtttccccagttCAAAGCCCAATGGGGTGCCTGGGTGCGGGGGGGGTTGTCAAACCCACCCTCACCCCCTAAATCCTGCCCCTGTCCCGAGCATGGTGCCCCCCCCCGCAGCCCTGGTGAGGGGGGATGGGGTGGGCTGGGGCAGCCCGGGCGCGctggcaccccccccccccccccagagccccTGGGAGCTGCGGAGCCGCAGGGCAAGGCTGGACGGTTTATTGCAGTACAAAGAACGTCAAATCAGTAAAAAAATCCACGCACAGAAACCCGCCTCGGCCCCCACgggccccgggacccccccccgccggcgcccgccggggaGCAGAGTCACGGTCGGGCACGGCTCTGCCCCCGGCGCCTCgtccccctcccagcccccgCCAtcgctgccccggggggggaCGACCCAggagtccccccccccccggcctccccccgcccACTGCTCTCCATCCACCCGCGTTGCTTCTCCGGGGCTGCAGAAcgggcccaggagtccgggccccctctgccccccgccTCCGTCGCCGACCTGCTCACCCCCCTGCTAGCAAACTAGAGCCCAGCCCAgcgcctgctgcagccccctgcccgcggcccggacgccggggcccctcaGCCCCGCTGGGCCTCGTGCGAGAGGGAGCGGGAGAGGGTGCGGGGGACGCCGGGCTTGGCGCCGCGCAGGTCGGGGGGCGCGAAGAGGGGCAGCGGCAGGGTGCGGGCGTAGGGCAGGAGGTGCTGGGCCAGCGGCTGCCCCAGGTGCCCGGCGCGCACCAGCCCCCAGGGCGAGCGCTGCTCCAGCACCCGCGTCTCCCCGCGCTGCTCCAGCGTCTCCCGGCGCTGCTCGTCCACCTCCCGCCGGCACCACCTGCGCGCAGGCAGCTCGGGGGGCTGCTCGGGGGGGCTCGgagccccccgagccccccgcgTCCTGCACTGCCCCGCAGGGACCCAGAGATCCTCCCCTGTCCCTCACTGGCCCACGGGGATCCTCAAagtcccctcctgccccatgGGGACCCCGGAGACCCCCGCATCCCGCACCACCCCATGGGGACCCCGGAGACCCCCACATCCCACACCACCCCATGGGGACCCCAAAGACCCCCGCATCCCACATTGCCCCAAAGGGACCCCACAGCCCCCTGGAGACCCCAGAGATTCCCACGCCATATCCCACACAGCGCCATAGGACCCACGCATCCCCActtcccccccagccccatggggACCCTAGAGACCCCCATATCCCACACAGCGCCATAGGACCCACGCATCCCCActtcccccccagccccatggggACCCTAGAGACCCCCATATCCCACACCACCCCATGGGGACTCCTCCACCCCTCATTGACCCATGGAGACCCCAAAGATCCCCCCCCAACACATCCTGCCACTGCCCCACGGGGACCCTGGAGACTCCCACACGctgcacagccccacagggACCCCCCACGGGAACGTCAGAGACTCGCACAGCTCACCCAGCCCCACGGGGACCCTTGGGGACCTCCCCCGACCCCCAGCCCCATGACCCTTCCCACAACCCCAGAGCCCCATGGGACCCTTGGGAAAGCCCCAGAGCCCCCCTCAGTGCGTCTAACCTATGGGGACCCTCTCCCAGCCCCGGGACCCCCCTggccccccgccgccaccgccgctcACCCCTCCTCAGGCCGGGTGCTGAGCACCAGGTCGAGCCAATCTGCGCTGAAGGACTCGTGGCGCCCCACGTCCTCCTCCCGCACGCGGCAGCCCAGGTGGGCGCCCGAGAGCAGCCCCCCGCTGCGCACCACCACGCTGGGCCCCCACAtgcccccggcccgcggctcGGCTCCGGCGTCgcctgccccgctgccgcctgccccGCTTATATGGCCTCCGCCGCCGCTATTTTTGGGACGTGTCGCTGGCACCGCCGGGTGCCAAGGGCCCTCTCGGGGCAGGCGGGGGGGACACACACGTGCgtccccccccggccctgccgaGCCCCCGCCACCAGGGCCcacgcggggccgggccggagcgGGCGAGCTGGCAGCCAGCAGGgtcccg
This genomic interval from Rhea pennata isolate bPtePen1 chromosome 26, bPtePen1.pri, whole genome shotgun sequence contains the following:
- the PNMT gene encoding phenylethanolamine N-methyltransferase is translated as MSSLAAVRAGYEGFDPRAYLQNNYVPPRADFSSEASVVPWKLRCLAETFAGGEIRGRTLIDVGSGPTIYQLLSACDHFEEIVATDYLAVNREELRRWARGEPGTFDWSPFIRHVCKIEGRGEHWQDKERRLRGRLRRILPIDVHQPDPLGAPLRPPADALLSAFCLEAVSPDRASFARALAHVGSLLRPGGHALLLGALGESFYLAGAARLPVVPLAEDDVRGALAGAGFALRDFRSYLMPPALKTGVDDVAGVFFAHAQKPPEA
- the TCAP gene encoding telethonin, with amino-acid sequence MWGPSVVVRSGGLLSGAHLGCRVREEDVGRHESFSADWLDLVLSTRPEEGWCRREVDEQRRETLEQRGETRVLEQRSPWGLVRAGHLGQPLAQHLLPYARTLPLPLFAPPDLRGAKPGVPRTLSRSLSHEAQRG